The Pygocentrus nattereri isolate fPygNat1 chromosome 2, fPygNat1.pri, whole genome shotgun sequence genome has a window encoding:
- the hdac8 gene encoding histone deacetylase 8 isoform X3 encodes MVHSLIEAYGLLQYLRVVKPHVASMEEMAVFHTHSYLEHLHKISQTGDNDDPQSADFGLGYDCPVVEGIFDYAAAVGGATLTAAQCLVDGKCEVAINWAGGWHHAKKDEASGFCYVNDAVLGILKLREKYERVLYVDVDLHHGDGVEDAFSFTSKVMTVSLHKFSPGFFPGTGDVSDTGLGKGRWYAVNVPLEDGIRDDRYLQVFTSVMQEVKAVFNPEAVVMQLGADTMAGDPMCSFNMTPVGVGKCLNHILEWELPTLLLGGGGYNLANTARCWTHLTGTVLEQTLSSEIPDHEFFTEYGPDYSLEISPSCRPDRNESQQLERVISTIKGNLKNVV; translated from the exons ATGGTCCATTCCCTGATTGAAGCCTATGGATTGTTACAGTACCTAAG GGTGGTCAAGCCTCATGTGGCTTCGATGGAGGAGATGGCAGTGTTCCACACGCACTCCTACCTAGAACATCTCCACAAGATCAGCCAGACCGGTGACAACGATGACCCTCAGTCTGCTGATTTCGGACTGG GGTATGATTGCCCGGTAGTGGAGGGTATATTTGATTATGCAGCGGCTGTTGGTGGAGCCACTCTGACTGCTGCCCAGTGTCTGGTGGATGGAAAGTGTGAAGTAGCTATCAACTGGGCAGGAGGCTGGCATCATGCCAAGAA GGATGAGGCGTCAGGCTTCTGCTATGTGAACGATGCTGTTTTGGGCATCCTCAAACTGCGAGAGAAGTATGAGCGGGTACTTTATGTGGATGTGGATCTTCATCATGGAGACG GTGTGGAAGATGCCTTCAGCTTCACTTCCAAAGTGATGACGGTGTCTCTGCACAAATTCTCTCCTGGCTTCTTCCCAG GTACAGGCGATGTGAGTGACACAGGACTAGGGAAGGGCCGCTGGTATGCTGTCAATGTGCCTCTGGAGGATGGAATCAGAGATGACCGCTATCTCCAGGTCTTCACCAG CGTCATGCAAGAAGTGAAAGCGGTGTTTAATCCAGAGGCTGTTGTGATGCAGTTAGGAGCAGACACCATGGCCGGTGACCCCATGTGCTCTTTCAACATGACTCCTGTTGGGGTTGGCAAGTGTCTGAACCATATTCTGGAGTGGGAGCTACCTACGCTGCTGTTAGGAGgag gCGGTTATAATCTTGCCAATACTGCCCGCTGCTGGACCCATCTGACAGGGACAGTGCTGGAACAGACTCTGTCCTCAGAGATACCAGACCACGAG TTTTTTACGGAATATGGTCCGGATTATTCCCTGGAGATCAGCCCGAGTTGCCGACCCGACCGCAACGAGAGCCAGCAACTGGAGCGGGTCATCAGCACCATCAAAG GGAATCTGAAGAATGTGGTTTAG
- the cited1 gene encoding cbp/p300-interacting transactivator 1 codes for MSSLLLSSSNMKDRDSLSLLHYPSSGKTSPQFPPPNLHATSPSLSKPQPFCLQSSQHLIASMQLQKLNSHYQSLAGSSGVPNGPNRGFGPASLSPAQITAPGMAQGPGIIDSDPVDEEVLMSLVVELGLDRANELPELWLGQNEFDFISDVPAGC; via the coding sequence ATGAGCTCACTGCTGCTGTCCAGCTCCAATATGAAGGATCGTGACTCTCTGAGCCTCCTGCACTATCCTAGCTCTGGCAAAACCAGCCCTCAGTTCCCACCTCCAAACCTGCATGCTACCTCCCCCAGCCTAAGCAAACCCCAACCCTTTTGCCTGCAGTCCAGCCAGCACCTCATAGCCTCCATGCAGCTGCAGAAGTTGAACAGCCACTACCAGAGTCTGGCAGGCTCTTCTGGAGTTCCCAATGGACCAAACAGAGGGTTTGGACCTGCTTCTCTGAGTCCAGCACAGATCACGGCCCCCGGGATGGCTCAGGGTCCAGggatcatagattcagatccaGTGGATGAGGAGGTTCTGATGTCTCTCGTGGTGGAGTTGGGTTTGGACAGAGCTAATGAGCTTCCAGAGCTGTGGCTGGGCCAGAACGAATTTGACTTTATATCAGATGTACCTGCTGGGTGCTGA
- the hdac8 gene encoding histone deacetylase 8 isoform X2, with amino-acid sequence MCDRGDSNDGEVSKRRVAYVYSSEYVETCDSLSKVPNRASMVHSLIEAYGLLQYLRVVKPHVASMEEMAVFHTHSYLEHLHKISQTGDNDDPQSADFGLGYDCPVVEGIFDYAAAVGGATLTAAQCLVDGKCEVAINWAGGWHHAKKDEASGFCYVNDAVLGILKLREKYERVLYVDVDLHHGDGVEDAFSFTSKVMTVSLHKFSPGFFPGTGDVSDTGLGKGRWYAVNVPLEDGIRDDRYLQVFTSVMQEVKAVFNPEAVVMQLGADTMAGDPMCSFNMTPVGVGKCLNHILEWELPTLLLGGGGYNLANTARCWTHLTGTVLEQTLSSEIPDHEGHIPR; translated from the exons ATGTGTGACAGAGGCGACTCTAATGATGGAGAGGTCAGTAAGCGCAGAGTGGCGTATGTTTACAGTTCGGAGTATGTTGAGACGTGTGACTCCTTATCGAAAGTGCCGAACCGG GCAAGTATGGTCCATTCCCTGATTGAAGCCTATGGATTGTTACAGTACCTAAG GGTGGTCAAGCCTCATGTGGCTTCGATGGAGGAGATGGCAGTGTTCCACACGCACTCCTACCTAGAACATCTCCACAAGATCAGCCAGACCGGTGACAACGATGACCCTCAGTCTGCTGATTTCGGACTGG GGTATGATTGCCCGGTAGTGGAGGGTATATTTGATTATGCAGCGGCTGTTGGTGGAGCCACTCTGACTGCTGCCCAGTGTCTGGTGGATGGAAAGTGTGAAGTAGCTATCAACTGGGCAGGAGGCTGGCATCATGCCAAGAA GGATGAGGCGTCAGGCTTCTGCTATGTGAACGATGCTGTTTTGGGCATCCTCAAACTGCGAGAGAAGTATGAGCGGGTACTTTATGTGGATGTGGATCTTCATCATGGAGACG GTGTGGAAGATGCCTTCAGCTTCACTTCCAAAGTGATGACGGTGTCTCTGCACAAATTCTCTCCTGGCTTCTTCCCAG GTACAGGCGATGTGAGTGACACAGGACTAGGGAAGGGCCGCTGGTATGCTGTCAATGTGCCTCTGGAGGATGGAATCAGAGATGACCGCTATCTCCAGGTCTTCACCAG CGTCATGCAAGAAGTGAAAGCGGTGTTTAATCCAGAGGCTGTTGTGATGCAGTTAGGAGCAGACACCATGGCCGGTGACCCCATGTGCTCTTTCAACATGACTCCTGTTGGGGTTGGCAAGTGTCTGAACCATATTCTGGAGTGGGAGCTACCTACGCTGCTGTTAGGAGgag gCGGTTATAATCTTGCCAATACTGCCCGCTGCTGGACCCATCTGACAGGGACAGTGCTGGAACAGACTCTGTCCTCAGAGATACCAGACCACGAG GGGCATATTCCAAGATGA
- the hdac8 gene encoding histone deacetylase 8 isoform X1, translated as MCDRGDSNDGEVSKRRVAYVYSSEYVETCDSLSKVPNRASMVHSLIEAYGLLQYLRVVKPHVASMEEMAVFHTHSYLEHLHKISQTGDNDDPQSADFGLGYDCPVVEGIFDYAAAVGGATLTAAQCLVDGKCEVAINWAGGWHHAKKDEASGFCYVNDAVLGILKLREKYERVLYVDVDLHHGDGVEDAFSFTSKVMTVSLHKFSPGFFPGTGDVSDTGLGKGRWYAVNVPLEDGIRDDRYLQVFTSVMQEVKAVFNPEAVVMQLGADTMAGDPMCSFNMTPVGVGKCLNHILEWELPTLLLGGGGYNLANTARCWTHLTGTVLEQTLSSEIPDHEFFTEYGPDYSLEISPSCRPDRNESQQLERVISTIKGNLKNVV; from the exons ATGTGTGACAGAGGCGACTCTAATGATGGAGAGGTCAGTAAGCGCAGAGTGGCGTATGTTTACAGTTCGGAGTATGTTGAGACGTGTGACTCCTTATCGAAAGTGCCGAACCGG GCAAGTATGGTCCATTCCCTGATTGAAGCCTATGGATTGTTACAGTACCTAAG GGTGGTCAAGCCTCATGTGGCTTCGATGGAGGAGATGGCAGTGTTCCACACGCACTCCTACCTAGAACATCTCCACAAGATCAGCCAGACCGGTGACAACGATGACCCTCAGTCTGCTGATTTCGGACTGG GGTATGATTGCCCGGTAGTGGAGGGTATATTTGATTATGCAGCGGCTGTTGGTGGAGCCACTCTGACTGCTGCCCAGTGTCTGGTGGATGGAAAGTGTGAAGTAGCTATCAACTGGGCAGGAGGCTGGCATCATGCCAAGAA GGATGAGGCGTCAGGCTTCTGCTATGTGAACGATGCTGTTTTGGGCATCCTCAAACTGCGAGAGAAGTATGAGCGGGTACTTTATGTGGATGTGGATCTTCATCATGGAGACG GTGTGGAAGATGCCTTCAGCTTCACTTCCAAAGTGATGACGGTGTCTCTGCACAAATTCTCTCCTGGCTTCTTCCCAG GTACAGGCGATGTGAGTGACACAGGACTAGGGAAGGGCCGCTGGTATGCTGTCAATGTGCCTCTGGAGGATGGAATCAGAGATGACCGCTATCTCCAGGTCTTCACCAG CGTCATGCAAGAAGTGAAAGCGGTGTTTAATCCAGAGGCTGTTGTGATGCAGTTAGGAGCAGACACCATGGCCGGTGACCCCATGTGCTCTTTCAACATGACTCCTGTTGGGGTTGGCAAGTGTCTGAACCATATTCTGGAGTGGGAGCTACCTACGCTGCTGTTAGGAGgag gCGGTTATAATCTTGCCAATACTGCCCGCTGCTGGACCCATCTGACAGGGACAGTGCTGGAACAGACTCTGTCCTCAGAGATACCAGACCACGAG TTTTTTACGGAATATGGTCCGGATTATTCCCTGGAGATCAGCCCGAGTTGCCGACCCGACCGCAACGAGAGCCAGCAACTGGAGCGGGTCATCAGCACCATCAAAG GGAATCTGAAGAATGTGGTTTAG